Below is a window of Halarcobacter anaerophilus DNA.
AAAATTCTGGAACTCTTTACCTGATGATTTAAAAGCTGACGTAAAACAAGCTATGAAAGAAGCAACTGCTAAAGAGAGAGAATTGGCACAAGCTTTAGACAAAGAGCAGTTTGAAGAAATCAAAAAATATGCTAAAGATACAGGAAAACTTGAAATATTCACATTAAATGACCAACAAAGAGAGGCTTGGAGAGAAGCTGAAAGTAAAATCTATCCTGAATTCTACAATAAAAGAAAAATCGGAAAAGATTTAATTGAAGGTGCATTAAACACTAAATAATTTAACTTTTAAACTATCGGCTCTTCCGATAGTTTAAATTCTTATATAAATTCCCGTAAACTGCTATTTTATAGATGATTTTATACAAGATTTAAATTTAAAAATTTCTTCTTATGTACATAATAGCTACATAACTTTTAATTATAATTTATATACAATAGAGGAAGGAGAGAAAATGACAAAATATGCACTAAAATGTGTAATATCAAGTATCATAATCTTACCCATACTGTTTTTTAGTGGTTGTAAAGGGAAAGAAAAAGAGCATAAAGTTGAAGAGAAAAAAGATGCTCCGATTTTGGGTGAATACATTCTTAAGTTTTCTCATGTAGTTAGCCCAAATACACCAAAAGGAAAAGCGGCAAGCTTTTTTGAAAAAAGATTAGAAGAGTTGAGTGAAGGAAGAATTGATGTACAAGTCTATCCTTCATCTCAACTTTATAAAGATAATGCTGTTTTAAAAGCATTAAAACTCGATACTGTTCAAATGGCGGCACCGAGTTTTTCAAAGTTTGGGAAAATTGTTCCTCAACTAGCACTGTTTGATCTGCCGTTTCTTTTTAAAGATATGGCTCATATACATAGAGTGCAAGACGGGAAAGAGGGACAAAAGTTAAAAGATATGGTTAATGCAAAAGGTTATATTGCTTTAGCTTTTTGGGATAACAATTTTAAACAGTTGTCTTCATCTAAAAAACCTTTGATTTTGCCTGAAGATGCAAAAGGACAAAAATTTAGAATTATGTCCTCAAAGGTTTTAGAAGAGCAATTTAATGTAATAGGTGCTAATCCGCAAATGATGCCGTTTTCGGAAGTTTATTCGGGATTACAACAAGGAGTTATAGATGGTCAAGAGAATACTATTTCTAACATCTATACAAAAAAATTCCATGAAGTTCAAAAATACCTGACTATGACAAATCATGGTTATTTGGGATATTTAGTTGTAATGTCTGAAGAGTTTTGGAACTCTTTACCGCAAGATTTGCAAAAAGCTGTTGTACAGGCTATGAAAGAGGCAACGGCAAAACAAAGAGAATATGCTCAAGAGTTAAATGCCAAGCAGTTTAACTTGATAAAAGAGTATGCAAAACAAAGCGGTAAATTAGAGATTATTAATTTAACAAAAGAGCAAAAAGATGCTTGGAGAAGAGCCGTTAGTAAAATCTACCCCGATTTTTATGATTCAAATAAAATCGGTGAAGATTTGATTAAAGGCGTTTTAGCGACGGAGTAAAAAATGATTATTTTTAGAATTTTAGGTAAAATCATCGGTTTTATAAACCAATCAATTGCAGCAATCGGTATTACAGGCGGTGTTGCAATCGCATTTACTAATGTTGTAGCAAGATATGTTTTTGATGCATCATTAGTTTGGGCCACAGAACTAACTATTTTAATGTTTTTGTGGAGTGTATTTTTTGCAGCGGCATACTGTTTTAAACAAGATGCACATATTGCAGTAACAATTATTCTTGATATTGTACCGACAAAAGTTGCAAAAGTAATGTTACTTATATCTCATGTAGTAACACTTGTATTCTTAATTGCAGTTGCATATTACGGTTATGAATATCTTCTTTTGGTAATTGATTTGGATGAAAGATCAATTGATTTATGGGGTATGCCTATGTGGATTCCTTATTTAGTAATTCCTATTGCTTTTTCACTTGCAGCATATAGAGTTTTGGAAAAAATATATATTATTTTAAAAACACCTCACGAAGAGGTCTTAAAAGACAGTGAAGCAGAACAAGTTTTAGCAGGAATGGGAGTTGGAGCAGAAGATAAAAACAATGAAAATGTTAAGGAGCTAAATAAAATGGTTAAAGACGTTGAGAAGAAAACAGGAGGATTACTATGAGTATAGCTTTATTATTTGCAATATTTTTCCTTCTGGTTATTCTTGGAACTCCTATTGCTATCTGTTTGGGAGCATCTACATTTATTACGCTTTTAATCTTTACTGATATTTCTCCTATTGAAGTTTCGGCAATGATTTTTGAAAAAGTTGAACACTACTCATTGATGGCAATTCCAATGTTCATTCTTGCAGGTAATCTTTTAAGTAAAGGTAGTGCGGCACAAAGAATTATAGAATTTGCAAAATCATGCGTAGGTCACTTACCCGGAGGATTACCGATTTCAGCTATTTTTGCATCAATTATTTTTGCAGCTGTTTCAGGTTCGTCTCCGGCAACAGTTGTTGCTATCGGATCTATTATGTTTGGTGCTATTATGCAAGCTGGATATCCAAAAAAATATGCAGTGGGAACTATTGCAACAGCAGGTTCTTTAGGTATTTTAATTCCACCTTCAATTGTATTAATTGTTTACGGAGTTACGGCAGAAGTATCTATCGGTAAACTTTTTATGGCAGGTGTAATTCCGGGTCTTATGCTTGGGATTATGATGATGACTATTACTTATATTGGAGCTAGAAGATTAGGTTTTGAAAAAGAAGAACCGCAACCTCTTAAAATAAGACTTAAAAAGATGAAAGATGCTTCGTGGGGACTTTTTACTATCGTTTTAGTAATCGGTGGTATTTACGGGGGAATTTTTACTCCTACTGAAGCAGCGGCAGTTGCAGCGGTTTGGGCATTTATAGTTTCTGTTTTTATTTATAAAGATATAAAACTTTCAGAACTTTATGCAACAGCTTTAGAGTCTGCTAAAACTACTTCAATGATTATGTTTATTATCGCAAATGCGATGCTTTTTGCACACTTTTTAACAATTGAAAATATACCTCAACAAATCACTGAAGCACTTGTTGCTGCAAATGTAAATAAATATATGTTCCTTTTGATGGTTAACTTACTTCTAATTTTAGCCGGTTCATTTATGGAACCAAGTGCTATTATTATGATTATGGTTCCTTTACTGCTTCCTGTGGCAGTAGCTCTTGGAATTGATCCGATTCATTTTGGTATTTTAATTACGGTGAATATGGAGTTAGGAATGGTGTCCCCGCCTGTTGGACTAAATCTGTTTGTTACATCCGGGCTTACTGGTATGAGTATAAAAGATGTAATAGTTGCAGCGTTCCCTTGGACCATGACTATTTTAGTAGGTCTTATTTTAATTACATATATACCTGAGATTTCTCTGTTTTTGCCTAATTTAATGTATGGGCATTAATTAAAAATTTATAAAGTAGAGAGGGATTTTAACTCCTCTCTATTTTATAATAAAGTTTGTTCTATTAGAATTTTCAATCCGATAAGAATTAAAACAACTCCACCTATTTTTTCAGCTTTATCTTCTAAAAAACCTCCGCCTTTTATACCTATATAATTACCTACTATAGAAAAAACAAATGTTACAAGAGCAATTATAATCATTGATAAATAAGGATTTAGTTTCAAAAGAGAGAGTGTAAATCCAGCAGCCATTGCATCAATACTTGTTGCTATTGCCAAGATTAACAAAACCTTGTTTGTTACAATTTTTATTTCCTCTTCCGTACTCTCTTCAAAACTTTCATAAAGCATTTTACCTCCTATTAAAGTTAAAAGAAAAAAGGCAATCCAATGATCTATTGTTTCAATAAAACTTCCCACTCCAACACTTGCTAGATAACCTATTAGAGGCATAAAACCTTGAAAAAAACCGAAAAACAGTCCGATTTTCAAAGCTAAAAATTTATCAAATTTTTTGGTTTTTACACCTAAACCTATTGAAACTGCAAAGGCATCCATAGATAAGGCAAATGCCAAAAGAAATACTTCTATCATCTCTTATATAATCCTTTATTTTATTTAAAAGTGGGATTATAGCTAAATAATAAAATATACCTCTTTAAAAGAATTTTGCTAAAATATAAAAAAAGGTGGAAAATTATTATGCTTGAATCATATGAATTAAACAATTATCTGTACGCTTTTTTATTAACTTTATTTGCAGGCTTATCAACTTCATTAGGTGCAATAATCGCTTTTTTTTCAAAAAAAAGGAGTGAAACTCTGCTCTCCCTGGGACTTGGATTTTCTGCCGGGGTTATGATTTATGTTTCATTTATGGAGATTTTGAAAAAATCTCAGGACTCTTTTTTTAATCTATATTCAAATGATGTTTTTTCTGAATTTCTAACTATATGCTGCTTTTTTTTAGGCATTGCTTTAAGTGCATTTATCGACAAACTTATTCCCGAAGATGTAAATCCCCATGAACCTAAATCATATAATCAATTAGAAGAGTTAAAAGATTCAAAACAAACACATATTACAAAACTAAAAAGAACAGGTATTTTTACTGCACTTGCCATAGGAATTCATAACTTTCCCGAAGGTTTTGCCACATTTATCTCCTCTTTGGATGATTTGACTATCGGAGTAACTATTGCTTTGGCAATTGCTATACACAATATACCTGAGGGTATGGCAATTTCACTTCCTATCTATCATGCAACCCAAAATAAGAAAAAGGCTTTTTGGTACTCTACTTTATCCGGACTTGCGGAACCTATCGGAGCTGTTATAGGATTTTTCCTACTTTTGCCTTTGATGGGCAGTGCAACGTTGGGAATCACTTTTGCAATTGTTGCGGGAATTATGATTTATATCTCTTTTGATGAGCTTTTACCTGCTGCAAGGGTTTACGGAAATGCCCATACTTCAATCTTAGGTCTTGTTTTAGGAATGTTGATTATGGCAATAAGTCTTTTAACTTTTAAAATATTTTAAAAATACTGTTTTGATACACTTTTGACACACTTTTTATATATAGTTATATATATGGATATAAAGGATTAGTCATGAGCCAAAGTATAAAAAACGGGAAAAATAAAGTTTTAAACATCTCCAATATATTAACACAAAAAGAGAAAAAAATGTTGCAAAACGTGGGGTATGTGCTTTTGTCGGGAAATCTTGTGAAAAAAGTAGCTAACTCACAAAACTTTAAAATAAAAAAAAGTGACAGTGTTTTGTTTTTACAGCTGAGTAACTAAGCTATAAATTAATATAACTTAAGTTACTCTTGAATTTTATCAAACTCCATAATAAATTTAACTCCTACGTTAGAATTTTCCAAAGTTAAATTTCCTTCAAAAGAGTTTTTAACTACGAGTTTAACCATATAAAGTCCTATTCCTGTACCTTCGGCTTTTGTAGTATAATAAGGATCAAACACTTTTTCTAAATTTTCTTCATCTATTCCTCCTGCATTATCGGCAAGAGTTAAATAGTTCTTATCATCTTTTGAATAGACTTCGATTATAATCTTTCTATCTTCTATATTTCTATCTTGAAATGCTTGTATAGAGTTTGTTACAAGATTCATTAAAACTTGTGTCAATTCCATTTCGACACCTTTTAAAGAGAAATCATTTTCAAAATTTATTTCAAGGTCTATATTGTTTTTCTTTATTACCGAATCAACTAATTCAAAACTTCCGTCCAATGTTTTTTTGATAGAAAATGTTTTTTTATCTTTGTTTGATTTAAAAAATTCCAAAAAACCGTCTATGGTATCCCTCATATGATGGATTTGTAATTTCGTATTTTCCGAGAATTCATCTATTGCTTCTTTATCCAACTCACCGTAATCATATGAATACTTTATATCATCACAATATAAAGACAAAATATTAAGAGGTTGTTTCAACTGATGTGAAATCACACCTATCATCTCTCCTATTGATGCCATTTTAGTATTGTGAACAACTAATTTATTCGCCTCTTTTAAAGACTCTTTAGTCTCTTTGTTTTTATGAAAAAGATCAATATATACTTTTAGTTTTGAACTTAAAAGGTTTACATCAATCGGTTTTGAGATATATTCGATTACACCTAAATCATACCCTTTTTGCTGATAAGCATCTTTATCGTATATTCCTGTAATAAAAATAATAGGAATATCTTTTAACTTGTCAATTCCTTTTATATATTCTACAAACTGGAAACCGTCGATATCAGGCATTTGAATATCACTTAAAATCAAATCTACATCATTATCCATTAGAATTTGTATTGCATCTTTTGCATTTAAAGCAGTATAGATATCAACATCAAACTCTTCTATTAAAAGTTGTAAAGAGTAAATATTCTCTTCAACATCATCTAAAATTAAAATTGAAAATCTGTTTTTCATCTTCTTCTCCCTATAAACTCTTCTATATCGGTTATATCTACAATATTACCTTTTATTACATAAATATCGTTTTTAAATATCTCTTTTAAAAGGTTTAACTCATGCTTTGATATGCCTGCACTGTCTAAGATTATTACATCAAAAGAACTGTTTGCATTTTGAAAAAGTTCTTCCAAGTTTGTTACTTGTTTTAAAGTATGAACTTTTTGTAATAATATTACTATATTAATAAACTTTACCGCATCTGTGTTGTAAAGCAGAATATTTCTATGTACTTGTATTTTCGTCTCATTTCTAACTCCTTCTTTTTTATTCACTTTGCTGCTTTGCTCCTCTAAATCAAGAATATCCAAGCATTTGATTGCTTCACTGTTTTTAGGAACTGTTGCATAAAAAGTCGTTCCCTTTCCTACTTCGCTTTTTACAAAAATCGAACCTTTTAAAAGCTCCAACAACTCTTTTGTAATAGCAAGCCCCAAACCTGTACCTCCAAACTTCCTTGTTGTACTGCTGTCTGCTTGTTTAAATCTGTCAAAGATATCGCTTAATCTATTTTGAGGAATTCCTATTCCCTGATCTTCCACGGAGATAGTTACCTGGTCATCTTCATCTTTTGCTTTTAAATAGATTGCTTTGCCTCCTTCTACAAATTTAACCGCATTGCTTAAAAGGTTTTTTACAATCTGTTTAATCTTTTTTTCATCGCTGTAAACTTCTGTTATTTTTTTATCATATTCAAAATGTAATTTGATTTTTTTCTCTTGTGTTTGAGGAAGAAACATTGAATATATCTCTTTTAGAAGTTTATATAAATTTATTTGAGAATAATCAACAACCACCCTTTTAGACTCAAGTTTTGATAAATCCAAAACATCATTTATCAAATCCAAAAGATATTTTCCCGAACTATTTATTATTTGCAAATTTTTAATATCCCTTTGCGTTAAGTTCTCGCTTCTATTCTCTTTCATTACAGAAGAGATTACATTTATAGAATTTAGAGGAGTTTTAAGTTCATGACTCATATTTGCCAAAAAAATATCTTTTGCTTTGTTTGCTAGCTGCAACTGCTCTTTTTGCTCTTTTAAAAGCTTATTTGTATCTTTTAGTTTTTTTATATTTAAACAAGATTTTATACTCAAATTTAATTTGGGAATAAAACTTTTAAACATTTCTAGGAAAAAATCCTTATCTATACTCTCTTTTTCCACTAAAAATATTGAACCGTACTCCAATCTTAAAATTATTACACTCATTTCTTCATCAACTCTGTTAATACTTTGCGTATAATTTTTATAAAGTTTTGGTTCAAACTCAGTTATAGTGCCGAAAGAAGCAATTTCTTCAACTTTTTTTTCATATTCGACGCAATAAAGAGCATAAAAAGCATTTGTCTGTTCAACAAATGTTTTTACTACCTCACTCATCATTTCAGATAAATCCAGGCAATTACCTATTGAACTATAACATTTATAAGTAGTTTCCAAATTACTAACTTGCATAACAGCCTCTTTTAATCTTTATATTTATTTCTTATTTCTACTATTTTATTCATATTTTTAAATAGTAGATCTACAAGTTTAGGTTCAAACTCTTTACCTGCTTTTTCACGCATATACTCTTTTATCTCTTCTAAATCCCAACTTTTTTTATAACATCGTTTACTGCTTAAAGCATCAAAAACATCGGCAACAGCCGTTATTCTTCCGAAAACATGAATCTCTTTGCCTTTTAAGTTGTTTGGATATCCTGTTCCGTCCCATTTTTCATGATGTTCATGGGCTACTATTGAAGAGCTTTTTAATATTCTTCTTTCTGAATTTTTGAACATATTAAAGCCTATTGTGGTATGGCTTTTCATAATTTCAAACTCTTCTTGCGTTAATTTATCGGGTTTATTTAAAATATAATCGGGAATTCCCACTTTTCCTATATCATGCATTGGTGAAGCCATTTTTAACAAAGTTGCCTCATCTTCACTTAAACCGTACTCTTTTGCCAGCAAATATGAATATAAAGCCACCCTTCTTACATGATTTGCAGTCTCTTTACTTCTTGATTCACCGATAGAACCTAAAGTTAAAATCAAATCTTTTTGTGTTTTTTCTATCTCCAACTGTAACTCTATAATTTTACTTACATCGTTTCCTACAGCCAAATACTCAAAAACTTCACTCTCTTCATTAAAAACAGGAGAAAAGGTAAAATCAATATATTTCTCTTTGCCTTTAAACAAAAACTTGATAACTTTTTGTTTAATATTTTTATTTACTAAAGAGTCAAAAATTTCCCCGTAGATTTCTTCATCATTTAATACTTCATCAAAACTTTTGCCTAAATATGCATTTATACTTAAATTCGATAATTTTAAAAATCTACTGTTTACGTTTGATATTCTAAAATTTCTATCCAAATTTATCAAAATCGATGAATTATCCAAACATCTTTTATACTCGTTTAAAAGATGACTTTTACTAACTAAAGTATCTTTAAACTCTTCTAATTCAACTTTTAAAAGTTTAGTCAAACCTTCATCATCCGTAACATCATTGGAAATACATATAAACTCTATTATTTTTTCATTACTATCTCTTATTGGTATAACAGTAGAGTTTAATACATATTTTTTATGATTTTTCCCTTTACAAGAGTGTTTACCTTTCCAAAATTTTTTACTCTCCAATAATTTTAATATATCAGAAGATAAGATAGAAGATTTTTCTATGCTGTTAAAATTAAAAATTTTATCTTTCACATCTTCTAAACTAAACCCTGTTACTTTTTCATATTGAGAGTTTACAAAGGTTATTTTCCCTTCTATATTAAATTTAACGACGATTGTACTCTCATCTATCGCTTCTTTATACTGTTTTAAAATCTTTTTTGATTCTAAAGCTTCAATTTTTTCACATATCGCATAGATTTTTTCAATTAAGATATCCAACTCTATTGGTTTTAAAAG
It encodes the following:
- a CDS encoding TRAP transporter substrate-binding protein, encoding MTKYALKCVISSIIILPILFFSGCKGKEKEHKVEEKKDAPILGEYILKFSHVVSPNTPKGKAASFFEKRLEELSEGRIDVQVYPSSQLYKDNAVLKALKLDTVQMAAPSFSKFGKIVPQLALFDLPFLFKDMAHIHRVQDGKEGQKLKDMVNAKGYIALAFWDNNFKQLSSSKKPLILPEDAKGQKFRIMSSKVLEEQFNVIGANPQMMPFSEVYSGLQQGVIDGQENTISNIYTKKFHEVQKYLTMTNHGYLGYLVVMSEEFWNSLPQDLQKAVVQAMKEATAKQREYAQELNAKQFNLIKEYAKQSGKLEIINLTKEQKDAWRRAVSKIYPDFYDSNKIGEDLIKGVLATE
- a CDS encoding manganese efflux pump MntP, which gives rise to MIEVFLLAFALSMDAFAVSIGLGVKTKKFDKFLALKIGLFFGFFQGFMPLIGYLASVGVGSFIETIDHWIAFFLLTLIGGKMLYESFEESTEEEIKIVTNKVLLILAIATSIDAMAAGFTLSLLKLNPYLSMIIIALVTFVFSIVGNYIGIKGGGFLEDKAEKIGGVVLILIGLKILIEQTLL
- a CDS encoding TRAP transporter large permease, translated to MSIALLFAIFFLLVILGTPIAICLGASTFITLLIFTDISPIEVSAMIFEKVEHYSLMAIPMFILAGNLLSKGSAAQRIIEFAKSCVGHLPGGLPISAIFASIIFAAVSGSSPATVVAIGSIMFGAIMQAGYPKKYAVGTIATAGSLGILIPPSIVLIVYGVTAEVSIGKLFMAGVIPGLMLGIMMMTITYIGARRLGFEKEEPQPLKIRLKKMKDASWGLFTIVLVIGGIYGGIFTPTEAAAVAAVWAFIVSVFIYKDIKLSELYATALESAKTTSMIMFIIANAMLFAHFLTIENIPQQITEALVAANVNKYMFLLMVNLLLILAGSFMEPSAIIMIMVPLLLPVAVALGIDPIHFGILITVNMELGMVSPPVGLNLFVTSGLTGMSIKDVIVAAFPWTMTILVGLILITYIPEISLFLPNLMYGH
- a CDS encoding response regulator, whose protein sequence is MVNKEFLKRLNILYVEDEFEAATKLVKFLNRVFNNVYLCLNGQEALDTFSKKSIDLVISDINMPIVDGLRMSEKIKEINSNTPIILTTARTETQCLIKAIELNIDSYLLKPIELDILIEKIYAICEKIEALESKKILKQYKEAIDESTIVVKFNIEGKITFVNSQYEKVTGFSLEDVKDKIFNFNSIEKSSILSSDILKLLESKKFWKGKHSCKGKNHKKYVLNSTVIPIRDSNEKIIEFICISNDVTDDEGLTKLLKVELEEFKDTLVSKSHLLNEYKRCLDNSSILINLDRNFRISNVNSRFLKLSNLSINAYLGKSFDEVLNDEEIYGEIFDSLVNKNIKQKVIKFLFKGKEKYIDFTFSPVFNEESEVFEYLAVGNDVSKIIELQLEIEKTQKDLILTLGSIGESRSKETANHVRRVALYSYLLAKEYGLSEDEATLLKMASPMHDIGKVGIPDYILNKPDKLTQEEFEIMKSHTTIGFNMFKNSERRILKSSSIVAHEHHEKWDGTGYPNNLKGKEIHVFGRITAVADVFDALSSKRCYKKSWDLEEIKEYMREKAGKEFEPKLVDLLFKNMNKIVEIRNKYKD
- a CDS encoding TRAP transporter small permease; amino-acid sequence: MIIFRILGKIIGFINQSIAAIGITGGVAIAFTNVVARYVFDASLVWATELTILMFLWSVFFAAAYCFKQDAHIAVTIILDIVPTKVAKVMLLISHVVTLVFLIAVAYYGYEYLLLVIDLDERSIDLWGMPMWIPYLVIPIAFSLAAYRVLEKIYIILKTPHEEVLKDSEAEQVLAGMGVGAEDKNNENVKELNKMVKDVEKKTGGLL
- the zupT gene encoding zinc transporter ZupT encodes the protein MLESYELNNYLYAFLLTLFAGLSTSLGAIIAFFSKKRSETLLSLGLGFSAGVMIYVSFMEILKKSQDSFFNLYSNDVFSEFLTICCFFLGIALSAFIDKLIPEDVNPHEPKSYNQLEELKDSKQTHITKLKRTGIFTALAIGIHNFPEGFATFISSLDDLTIGVTIALAIAIHNIPEGMAISLPIYHATQNKKKAFWYSTLSGLAEPIGAVIGFFLLLPLMGSATLGITFAIVAGIMIYISFDELLPAARVYGNAHTSILGLVLGMLIMAISLLTFKIF
- a CDS encoding sensor histidine kinase — protein: MQVSNLETTYKCYSSIGNCLDLSEMMSEVVKTFVEQTNAFYALYCVEYEKKVEEIASFGTITEFEPKLYKNYTQSINRVDEEMSVIILRLEYGSIFLVEKESIDKDFFLEMFKSFIPKLNLSIKSCLNIKKLKDTNKLLKEQKEQLQLANKAKDIFLANMSHELKTPLNSINVISSVMKENRSENLTQRDIKNLQIINSSGKYLLDLINDVLDLSKLESKRVVVDYSQINLYKLLKEIYSMFLPQTQEKKIKLHFEYDKKITEVYSDEKKIKQIVKNLLSNAVKFVEGGKAIYLKAKDEDDQVTISVEDQGIGIPQNRLSDIFDRFKQADSSTTRKFGGTGLGLAITKELLELLKGSIFVKSEVGKGTTFYATVPKNSEAIKCLDILDLEEQSSKVNKKEGVRNETKIQVHRNILLYNTDAVKFINIVILLQKVHTLKQVTNLEELFQNANSSFDVIILDSAGISKHELNLLKEIFKNDIYVIKGNIVDITDIEEFIGRRR
- a CDS encoding sensor histidine kinase; amino-acid sequence: MKNRFSILILDDVEENIYSLQLLIEEFDVDIYTALNAKDAIQILMDNDVDLILSDIQMPDIDGFQFVEYIKGIDKLKDIPIIFITGIYDKDAYQQKGYDLGVIEYISKPIDVNLLSSKLKVYIDLFHKNKETKESLKEANKLVVHNTKMASIGEMIGVISHQLKQPLNILSLYCDDIKYSYDYGELDKEAIDEFSENTKLQIHHMRDTIDGFLEFFKSNKDKKTFSIKKTLDGSFELVDSVIKKNNIDLEINFENDFSLKGVEMELTQVLMNLVTNSIQAFQDRNIEDRKIIIEVYSKDDKNYLTLADNAGGIDEENLEKVFDPYYTTKAEGTGIGLYMVKLVVKNSFEGNLTLENSNVGVKFIMEFDKIQE